CGCGAGCCGGATTTCGTCGGGAAGATTCGGCACCATGCACAGAAACTCAAAGCCCTCGTCCGATGCTTCGTACCAGTGAGGAATGCCGGCCGGAATGAACACCACGTCGCCCGCTTCGACGACGAATTCTTCATCCCCGATCCCTATCCGGGCCCGACCCTGAAGAATGTACTGCTCATGCTCGACGGTGTTGGTGTGACGGGGCATACCTCCACCAGGCTTCATCGAGAACTTGCGCATCGCAAAGTTCGGTCCTTCATCGTCGCCAATCAGTACCTGTCGCGTGGTCCCGGTTCCCGCCTTCACCTCTTCGGCGGGCACCTGCCTGGCGTGTTTTACGGCCATGGGATCTCTCCGTGTCGTGATCACTCGTCGCGAGAATACGTTGCGCTCATTGACACAAACAAGGAACCGCCGCACTGGGAGTGG
This DNA window, taken from Rhodothermales bacterium, encodes the following:
- a CDS encoding cupin domain-containing protein; translated protein: MAVKHARQVPAEEVKAGTGTTRQVLIGDDEGPNFAMRKFSMKPGGGMPRHTNTVEHEQYILQGRARIGIGDEEFVVEAGDVVFIPAGIPHWYEASDEGFEFLCMVPNLPDEIRLAP